CCGCATGTTCGCCCCCGCCTCGATCGCCCTGTTCTTCACCGGGGCCCTGTTCCTGCTCTTGGTCGCCGCTCCCCTGCTGCTCAGTTTCCTGGTAACCTACAAGAATACCCTGCCCAACTACGACTCGCTGACCAAGATCCTGCTGACGCGCGTGGAAACGATGCCGGTCAACCAGCCCACACCCGAGAACGTGTGGCCCGCCACTCAGCCCATTCCCACCTACGAAAACGACCCGGCCAACCCGCCGGAGAGCGTCCCCTGGATCAACCGCACCAGCCGCGATGTCCGCATCCGGATCGGGGACGCCAACTACATCCTCGCCCATCTCGAGGACGTGCACAAACTGAACCGGCTCGACCCGATGATGCGGGTCGCCGATTACGTCGTCTTCATCCTCCAGCTTTCGGCGGCTTTCGGCATCGGTTTCCAGGTTCCCGTAGTCGTGGCGTTCCTGGCCACCCTTGGAATCCTCTCGACCGCACAGATGTCCAGGTACCGCCGCCACGTCATCTTCGGCATGGCCATCGTGGCGGCTATCGTGACGCCCCCGGACGTCACCAGCATGATGCTGCTTCTGCTGCCGATGATCGGACTGTTCGAGGTCGGACTACTGGTCGGAAGAGTCATTGAACGCAAACGCGCGACTCAGGCCGCCCATGCGGCGAAATGAGATCATGACGGAATAGCGAGGCTCGCGATGGCATCCACCCCTTCCCTGCGGCTCGTTACCTTGTCTCTGCTCCTGATCGCCGGACACAACGCGGCGTGGGCACAGACCGCCTGGTACACCGTCCGCGGCACGGTACCCGCCGACTGGCCGGCCGACGAAAGCGCCCCCCTGGCCGTGCCGCTGATCGAGCCGGCCACGGGCACCGAAACGATGCAGGCCTCGGTCAGCATCGACGGGCGGGAAGGCGCCAAGACCTTCGCTCAGTGCGAGGCGGCCGACCCCATCGCGGGAACACCGGCGCGGGCATGGCTGCTGCTCGCCGCAAAACCGGAGGATCGCGGCAAACCGATCACCATCACCCTGGCAGCCATGGCCAAAAGCTCCTTGCCCATCGCGTACCAGTCGGCGTTCCGGGACCCGCTCGTCAACATCCAGACCCCGGCCGGCAGGCCGGTCCTCTCCTTCCGCCATGGCCGTCCGGACCCGAAAACCAAGTACCCCATCACCGACTACCTCCACCCCATCCTCGGCCTGGACGGGGAAACGATCTCTGACCTGGAGCCCGCCGATCACCTTCACCACCGCGGCGTGTTCTGGTCCTGGGTGCGATACGACCGCAAGGGCGAACCCATCGGCGATTGGTGGATACCGAAGGGCATCGCCTGCGAAGCCGGTGAACTGAAGACCGGCGACGGCCCGGTGTTCAGCCAGTTTCGGGCCCGCCACTGGCTGACCCATCAGGCCAAGAACGCCCCAAGCCCGGCACGATTCATGCAGGAGGATGTCATCTGCCGAGTCTTCCCCGCCACGTCTCATGGCCGTGCCATTGATCTGGAGATCGCCCTCTTGGCATTGGATGAGGGCGTGCGAATCGGCGGACAGACCACACTCAACAAGGGCTACGGCGGCATGACCTTCCGGTACGGACCGGCCAAGCAAGTTGAGATCTCCCTTGACGGCAAGGTCGACCCGAAGGACATCGTCGGGGGGCGCGGCCGGTGGGCGGACTGGAGCGGCTTCTTCCGCGGCCCGGATGGCCAACCGCTGACCCGACGAAGCGGCGCCGCCGTCCTCGTTCATCCCCAGCACCCGAACGCCCCCACCACCTGGTTGACCCGGCACTACGGCGCCCTGTGCGTCACCTGGCCCGGCCTCCAGATGATCGAGGTTTCCCCAAAAGATCCGCTGCGGTTACGCTACCGGCTCTGGGTCCACCGCGGCAACGCGGTCGACGGAAAGGTGAACGATCAATACAACGCCTACGCCGCGGATTGGAAGTGGAGTCACAAGTAGGACCACCGAAAGCAAGCCACGAGCCGTCCGGCGTCCGCCTCGCAGGTCGGGTCGGCGCCGTGCTTCGGCGTTTGGACGTTTCGGAGTCGATGGAGATCCGCCGTGCCAAGATCGAAACGCACTGCTCATTATGTGGCCAGCACGCACTGGGACCGCGAGTGGTACGAGTCGTTTCAGGACTACCGGTTCCGACTGGTCAGCCTGGTGGACGAACTGCTGGACCAGATGGCGGCCGATCCCGAGTACCGGTACTTCCAGTCCGACGGCCAGTCCATCGTCTGGGACGACTACCTCGAAATCCGCCCGGAACGGCGCGAACAGGTGGTCAGCCTCGCACGGGAAGGCCGCCTGCGAATCGGGCCGTGGTACGTCATGCCCGACGAGTTCATCGTCAGCGGCGAGTCGCTGGTTCGCAATCTCCAGATGGGACTGAGGACCGCCGCCCGCTTCGGAGCGCCCTCGCGGACCGGCTTCATCTGCGACATCTTCGGACACACCTCTCAACTCCCGCAGATCCTCCGCGGCTTCTCGATCGATAACGCGTTCGTGTGGCGAGGCGTGCTGGAGAAGCCCCGGGGCGCCGTTTTCCGCTGGCAGTCGCCGGACGGCAGCGAAATCACCGCCTACCGCTTCAGCCCTCGCTATGGCTACTGCTCCTACGCTTTCCTCTCCCGTAAATGCAGCCAGATCGACCACGACCGCAACCTCGATGAGGCGATGAAAGGCCTTCGCGATCAGCTCGACTTCGAAATGGACCGCTGCCCAACGCCGTCACTCCTGATCTTCGACGGCGGAGACCACATGGAGATCGAACCGCGGACGACGCAGATCCTGCGGCGAGCCAACAAGGCGTTCACCGACGTTGAGCTCATCCACTCCCACCTCGACGGCTTCGTCGAGGACCTGCGCGAACAGCGGTCGCAGATCACCCGCGTCATCCAAGGCGAGCTTCGCGAGATCGGCGAACTCGGCGATGAGGGCTGGCTCATCCCCGGCGTGCTCAGCAGCCGCATCCACCTCAAGCAGCAGAACGCCCGGTGCGAGACCGAATTGTGCCTGTGGGCCGAGCCGTTCAGCACCTTCGCCGCTCTGCTCGGCGATCCGTACCCCGCCCGCTATCTCCAGGTCGCCTGGCGCTGGCTCCTCCAGAACCACCCCCATGACTCGATCTGCGCATGCAGCATCGACCAGGTCCACAAGGACATGGAGTATCGCTTCGACCAGAGCCGGCTCATCGCTTCGCACCTCACCCGCGACGCCCTGCAGGCCATCGCCGCTCGCGTCGAACTGCCCGAAATGGGTGACCAGGATATGGCCG
This DNA window, taken from Phycisphaerae bacterium, encodes the following:
- a CDS encoding twin-arginine translocase subunit TatC, yielding MGRIFRSIPKDQHPDEVRMTLGEHLDELRSRLIRALVALFVGAMLCWFFIDEIMGFLTSPLFAVLRANGIETRMVALNPAENFITFLKVAVIVGFILSAPYSITQIWGFVAAGLYPHERKWIRMFAPASIALFFTGALFLLLVAAPLLLSFLVTYKNTLPNYDSLTKILLTRVETMPVNQPTPENVWPATQPIPTYENDPANPPESVPWINRTSRDVRIRIGDANYILAHLEDVHKLNRLDPMMRVADYVVFILQLSAAFGIGFQVPVVVAFLATLGILSTAQMSRYRRHVIFGMAIVAAIVTPPDVTSMMLLLLPMIGLFEVGLLVGRVIERKRATQAAHAAK
- a CDS encoding PmoA family protein; translation: MASTPSLRLVTLSLLLIAGHNAAWAQTAWYTVRGTVPADWPADESAPLAVPLIEPATGTETMQASVSIDGREGAKTFAQCEAADPIAGTPARAWLLLAAKPEDRGKPITITLAAMAKSSLPIAYQSAFRDPLVNIQTPAGRPVLSFRHGRPDPKTKYPITDYLHPILGLDGETISDLEPADHLHHRGVFWSWVRYDRKGEPIGDWWIPKGIACEAGELKTGDGPVFSQFRARHWLTHQAKNAPSPARFMQEDVICRVFPATSHGRAIDLEIALLALDEGVRIGGQTTLNKGYGGMTFRYGPAKQVEISLDGKVDPKDIVGGRGRWADWSGFFRGPDGQPLTRRSGAAVLVHPQHPNAPTTWLTRHYGALCVTWPGLQMIEVSPKDPLRLRYRLWVHRGNAVDGKVNDQYNAYAADWKWSHK